One genomic window of Phoenix dactylifera cultivar Barhee BC4 chromosome 6, palm_55x_up_171113_PBpolish2nd_filt_p, whole genome shotgun sequence includes the following:
- the LOC103713354 gene encoding probable serine/threonine-protein kinase WNK11 — MPCVEATDPAAADKDAEPFVEVDPTGRYGRYGDLLGAGAVKKVYRAFDQEEGIEVAWNQVRFRSFSEDRAMMDRIFAEVRLLRELRHENIIALYRVWMDSERSTLNFITEVCTSGDLREYRKRHRHVSLKALKKWSRQILMGLDYLHNHDPCIIHRDLNCSNVFINGNIGQVKIGDLGLAAIVGKSHAAHSILGTPEFMAPELYEEEYTELVDIYSFGMCVLEMVTLEIPYSECDSVAKIYRKVTAGVRPAAIGKVRDPEVRAFIERCLAKPRARPSASELLKDTFFSGLDDDENPPPPSLAATEHCNPPSAPDMSGLRLD, encoded by the exons ATGCCGTGCGTGGAGGCGACGGATCCGGCGGCGGCGGACAAGGACGCGGAGCCTTTCGTGGAGGTGGATCCGACGGGGAGATACGGGCGGTACGGGGACCTTCTTGGTGCCGGGGCGGTGAAGAAGGTGTACAGGGCGTTCGACCAGGAGGAGGGGATCGAGGTGGCGTGGAACCAGGTGCGGTTCCGGAGCTTCAGCGAGGACCGAGCGATGATGGACCGGATCTTCGCCGAGGTCCGGCTCCTCCGGGAGCTCCGGCACGAGAACATCATCGCGCTGTACCGGGTGTGGATGGACTCCGAGCGCAGCACCCTCAACTTCATCACCGAGGTCTGCACCTCCGGCGACCTCCGCGAGTACCGGAAGCGCCACCGCCACGTCTCCCTCAAGGCTCTCAAGAAGTGGTCCCGCCAGATCCTCATGGGCCTCGACTACCTCCACAACCACGACCCCTGCATCATCCATCGCGACCTCAACTGCAGCAACGTCTTCATCAACGGCAACATCGGCCAG GTGAAGATAGGGGACCTGGGGCTAGCGGCGATCGTGGGAAAGAGCCACGCGGCGCACTCGATCCTTGGGACGCCGGAGTTCATGGCGCCGGAGCTGTACGAGGAGGAGTACACGGAGCTGGTGGACATCTACTCGTTCGGGATGTGCGTGCTGGAGATGGTAACGCTGGAGATACCCTACAGCGAGTGCGACAGCGTCGCCAAGATCTACCGCAAGGTTACGGCCGGAGTGCGCCCGGCGGCCATAGGCAAGGTCCGCGACCCCGAGGTCCGGGCCTTTATTGAGCGCTGCCTCGCCAAGCCCCGCGCCCGGCCCTCCGCCTCCGAGCTCCTCAAGGACACTTTCTTCAGTGGTCTCGATGATGACGAAAACCCGCCTCCCCCGAGCCTGGCCGCCACCGAGCACTGCAACCCGCCGTCGGCGCCGGACATGTCCGGCCTTCGGCTGGATTGA